In Colias croceus chromosome 8, ilColCroc2.1, the genomic window atattcacCATAGTGTttatagatcaaaactaatcagtggccgaaaacaattttgaaatccatcaataagtgactgagatatagattattgaagtttacatattttagcacGAAAAATCTAGGTATGTGGATTcgatgcgcctctgacatcacactcactcgcgctagcaTCGCTAAGGcagattacttcgattgcatgatttctttattcaaaacggttattaaacgtaaaataaaagaaaattgtaataaaaatattgctcatacagttaaaaataatatattataattttacatacctattcacatttatttaatctttatttatgagtgtttagtttggtcacaccccggacactccatacaaaagttgtcaatcttcgttgcgtatcgtccttgcatAAAAATGTGGACCATTTTTaggctgatcgtgcggggtgaggtaagtgtttaattttggcgggaggcggagagtgtccgttctatAGCGTTTAGCTAGgtactacatattatgtattctgtggtttaGTTTTAtctaatttcagtgtaatggaagaaggcttcgtcgaagatcgaaatgtaatatattatagacgcgtttagagtaaaatttcaagatcgcgtcatggcaataccgtcacgtcatggagtaaggcgacgattcttctacaacgatctttgcatcttggtgtgtgtacaaattcacgctggatgttcgGAACAtcatgtaattttataaatagaaaacgtgtttaaaaaattgcagataataacaggggcaatgtgcgctaacattcataacataccagaaaatatagaaaataatgcTAAACACTGTGTTTGTGTTCGTTttcgaatttgaatttgtgttcgtgttcgttttcgaatttgaatttgtgttcgtgttcgtgttcgtgttcgtgttcgtgttcgtgttcgtgttcgttttcgaatttgaatttgtgtttgtgtctgtgtctgtgcctGTGCCTGTACCTGTGCCTGTGCCTGTGcttgtgtctgtgtctgtgtctgtgtctgtgtctgtgtctgtgtctgtgtctgtgtctgtgtctgtgtctgtgtctgtgtctgtgtctgtgttcgAGTTCGAGTTCGAGTTCGTGttcgaatttgaatttgtgtttgtgtgtgtttgtgttcgttttcgaatttgaatttgaatttgtgtttgtgtttgtgtctgtgtctgtgtctgtgtctgtgtctgtgtctgtgtctgtgtctgtgtctgtgtctatgtctgtgtttgtgtttgtgtttgtgttcgtgttcgttttcgaatatgaatatttgtgttcgtgttcgttttcgaatttgaatttgtgttcgtgttcgtgttcgtgttcgagtTCGAGTTCGTGttcgaatttgaatttgtgtttgtgtgtgtttgtgttcgttttcgaatttgaatttgaatttgtgtttgtgtttgtgtttgtgtttgtgtttgtgtctgtgtctgtgtctgtgtctgtgtctgtgtctgtgtctatgtctgtgtttgtgtttgtgtttgtgttcgtgttcgagtTCGTGttcgaatttgaatttgtgtttgtgtgtgtttgtgttcgttttcgaatttgaatttgaatttgtgtttgtgtttgtgtttgtgtctgtgtctgtgtctgtgtctgtgtctgtgtctgtgtctgtgtctatgtctgtgtttgtgtttgtgtttgtgttcgtgttcgttttCGAATGTGAATAtttgtgttcgtgttcgttttCGAATTTGattgtgttcgtgttcgtgttcgtgttcgtgttcgagtTCGTGTTCgtatcaataaatgactgagatattatagattactaggtttccgcccgcggcttcgcccgcgcagtcaaagaaaatcccgcatttttcccgttcccgtgggatttccgggattgcgtcattttcccgggataaaaagtagcctatgtcctttctcgggtatcaaaatatctccacaccaaatttcatgaaaattggttcagtagtttaggcgtgattgagtaacagacagacagacagagttactttcgcatttataatattagtatgaataattcataattGAAAGAAATAAGAAAGAAATAGAACGTTTTTTTGACTCCACAATTTTCCAAgaaacacaattattattaatacaaacaatacattttaaatcaaGGCACTAAAATTAGAAACaatgataacaataataattgaaacaaaacaataaagtacctattataatgctgattactttaaattttaattacggGTGACATTATTAGAAGATTATAATACTAAACCGGACATTAAATGTGATAcctaaacaataaataaataattaattaatataagaatattattttatgtaataaaagattgTATTTCAAATCTATCTAAAGTGTTCGATTTTAAAATGCTTacgaaaattttatacaaaagaaaaCTGTGTGTTATTACATAGTTGCTTTGTGACAACCCTACATTCATTGTATAATCGCATAGCAAAAGGAtgaaatacgtagaaaaactCGCGCCTATCCAGCTCACTCATTCGCAAAGTTTAAAAGTTTATCATTCCCAAACGCCTCGAAAACTATGCTTTAGGGACGTCACCTTCCATAAAAGTTTTATGGCGTGGAAGAAAGGGGTTCGACTATCAAGAAAATACAGCCAAACTTTTTGTATtaacttttcttttatttatattttattttacgttacCTCCGAGTGCTGTGTTCAATTTACCGTGGATAAATTATAGTCACGTATGGTCCGCTTCAGTTATCGATATAGAATGTGGTTAacactgtttatatattttcatattatgaagATAAAACACTAGTCTATTGTTGttggtttttaaatttattcgtGTGTCAAATGGGAGAAGGAAGGAGCTGAGCTTTTAGTGagaaattttcaatatttgtgaCTAGGATAATTGTTTCTACTTGAGTTGTTACTTTTCTAAGCtattctattataattttctattgttgTTTTATCTGGAAGTGCAACGCATATTTCAATTGGCActgctttttttaaatttaatttcaatctctaatatgaaatttatataagACTAGCTtttacccgcggcttcgctcgcgttaagaagtattaatattaattaggtatattttttgcgGCTTTGGTACGTTTTTTTTAGCGTATGTAAAAACTTAGGGCCTACAAAACTACAAAactttaatcacatattttatcCCCTTAGAGGTGGAATTTTACAAAATCCTTACTTAGGGAATGCCTACGTCATAGTAGCTTTATGCATGCAAAGTCTAAGCCCGATCGGTATAAAATTGACATAgtttcatacaaactttcatCCCTTATTTAATCCTCTTGGGGGTAGAATTGATccaaatcctttcttaggggatacctacctgcatgccaaatttcagcccgatacgtccagtggtttgggctgtgcgttgatagatcactatatcagacACCTTTgagtaatatataatatatagattactGACTGAAACCGCAGGGCAAAGCTAGGGTATGAATTTTCGAAAATCTTTTCTTACCGGACGCCTACGTGTCATAAGATCTATCTACATGcccaatttcatgcaaatacatCAAAGGAATAAAAAGTTTCTTACAAATTTCTATTGCCTATTTTACACCTTTAGGggatgaattaaaaaaaaaatcttaacagAACGTCTACGTCATATGATCTTTCTACATGcccaatttcatgcaaatacatccaaggaataaaaagtttcatacaaacttctatcccctattttacccctttaggggacgaattttctaaaatcctttcttagggaacgcctacgttatgacatctatctgcatgccaaatttcagcccgatacgtccagtggtttgggctgtgcgttgatagatcactatatcagtcacctttgagttttatatatatagactagcttaccgcccgcggcttcgcccgctttctctgaaacgatttgaaatttaaactatcctatctctcaagttggatcaaactgcacatggtgtgcgaattttattataatcggttaagtggtttaggagtccattgaagacaaacattgtgacacgagatttatatatattaagaagattttTGGAGAAATATTGATACCTATGTGTATAGAACTTGTATAATTAGCAAATAGGTAATAAGTGTCAGATTACGAATTATATTTCTCAGCACAGAATTAAAATTTCCACCAACCTGCAGACAAGCACTATGCAATTTTAGTACCTACTCGCTAATCAAGGCACTGTCACTTCTTTTAAAACACAAGAAACATAACAACTCTAATGTCTAtactatacaaaataaaaaagcctACATAGGAACTGTCTCACACACCCGCCACTCGGTCCTTACAAATGATTTATATGTTAGATAAGTTGCGACAAATCAGGGTTGAACTTTGACATACATCTATTAACTATGTAGTGACAGGCCCTTCGACTGGGCTATGTATAATGGATATGCCCGAATTGAATTTAGATGTAACTCCGATTCTCTTTTATTGATCTTGTTACATCTTACTTGGAGATGGGGATTTGCTTGTGCATTTGAGTATCGTGTGATTTAACTTATaccatcttaatatatataaatctcgtgtcacaatgtttgtcctcaatgggctcctaaaccacttaaccgattgtaataaaattcgcacaccatgtgcagttcgatccaacttgagagataggatagtttaaattattaataataaaaataattatttaaatggaCAGCTCTGACTGGTGCAGTGCAGGGTCTTCAAGTTGTTGTTGTTAACGTGTGATCAAACAAAATCCAGAtcaaactaatattaaaaaggtcTCACAAGCTTGGAagtctaaataattatttacttacacaATTTGGACCAGttaaatgtacataaatattatgatctgCACACACACGTTCTTTTCTATCCTAATAATAAAGCTTCATTCAGAGTTATAGTTTGAAATTTAGTTAAGCTTcgtattaaaagaaataatttcaaaacttcataattccaGAAAATTCCACAAACCTTATATATTCCGAACGAAATAAGCATGTTGTAATATCTATCAATTTCGCTTCGATGtgatttctataaaaaattcttatcatTCGCAAGCAGAAGGTCAATAATTAAGGTGATCTGCCATAAAAGCGACTCGACGAAAACAATTTAAAGGTAGTAAAGAATTTTATAGCTTTGATTTAGATTGGCGAATCACATCGCGtaggtataaaatttttatgttgatttaaatttaaggtAAGGTAAGGAAGTGCTTCGACATTCTAATGAAAggacagatttttttttagttctatGTACCAGAATCAGATAagttatcaattattatttgaatttttgatCCTTTGTTcgaaatgtttaaatttttaaaacggGTGTAAGAAATACGAACATATAGTTCATTATAAAACAAGGCAATgtgttttgtaaaaataaaatcgtaaATTTTGGTCAGTTAAAAAGTTTACGGGGTCAAATGTCTCTGGAGGTTCATACAGTGCGTTCTGTTGGTTCCTTATTCtgatttttcataaaaattgtactgctaatattgtttgttattaCATGATTTTTGAATTCGATTAAGATTAAATTTAggttcatttaataaaatgaaagtttagagaaacttaattattattacaatacagtccagtaaaagtaaatatttactacagtctgtaaaatgtaaaagtatCATTATGGTCTGTATGGTTTAAATGTTGATTTGTATGATAAAGTATCCAATGAGAACTATTTTCAAACTAGGGGACTAGGTGTCTAGTTATAGGTCAATCtattaataaagatatataaatacaatattatgatacacTGCTCTTCTAAGGGCTATTAGCCGCTATTTATTGTTAACCTATATCTGTATCCCAGGGTGACAAAGAACAAATAAATGCTTTGGCAGatgggaatttatttaaataattaatataattcaacaatATTAGAAACAATGCTTTATAATGTaacttaaaaagtataaatagttttatctGAGAAAATTTTAACTATCAAGAGTAGATCTAAACACCGAATCCTacttatatactaatattataaagctgaagagtttgtttgtatgtttgtttgtttgaacgtgcttatctcaggaactactggtccgatttgaaaaattatttcggcattagatagctcatttaccgaggaaggctatatatcatcacgctaataccatcaagaacggagccacgcgggtgaaaacGCGGGGCGcggctagtattatataaatatcatatttaagATACATTTCTCACTCATAAACGTGTTAAACTTTTACAGAATTTTTACGTCCCAAAGGCGATTCAAGGAGACATAATTTCGCAAAGTATTTATCACGCCACTTTAgaacttttttcttttctcGAATGAACAAAGAACTCTTAGAAAGTAGAGCCTTATAGCGtcataaagttttatatttctaatatatacagaaaaatgaaaatatattgtaatcgAAATAAGTAAGACTAAATAAGTACATGCATAATCTTTCCTTctgaaatgataaaaaatgaataaataatctattatacacaaaataaatgaaaattatataggggcattttattatacaatagtGTGAACTAAAAACTGGAaaggaaattttattctatactTAATGCATCATACTATTATAGATAGATACATAGATaatctttattgcacacacacaAGATTCACAATAAACACAGAAAAAGACAAATAGATGCAAGTATGtacaaatggcggccttatcgctagacagcgatctcttccagtaTTACAGTAGTCTTCCAGTAAATAAGAACAGTAACTATTACAGTTGATTTAACATCTAAAGATATAGTATTTGTTTGTAATTCTTAATGTTCTGTGAAGCTATTTATGCCTTTCCTTACATGTTGATGGAAATTCATCTATCCTATCTATATTTACTGCCCACATGGgaaaccataataatattaaaaggaaATACACTGCTCTAGAATAGCCCGGTACCCCGGTTGGGACAAGTCCGGGGCAATCCCTATTgttgttttgattaaatttcaACAACATGCATATTGATCTTTTTGCGAAACGCCCGAATTCAAGCCggcaaaaatattatcatacgAGATTTCAAAGGGCATTGTATTTTCTGCAACATACTTGAAAGTGACTAGTTTTTCGTATGGAGAGTGGTGTTGGGAGGTCCTAGTATTTTTTCAtgttaataaacttaaattacttattacctACAATAGATATAACTATACGTATGATCAAGAAATAACGATTAAAAGTATAATCATGTAcgtatgtgtgtgtttatgaacaaatattaattcgtcaaaTTAGTTTGTTAAGTTTGTAGTAGTTAAGTCTGggaaaagtataaataattttctatttattaataattatgtaagcTACCCTAGAATCCAGATGATAAGGTAAATTTTATCGAAATGTGctgttttttactttttcttctctattaaaactttattgagTAACACacaaatctataatataaaaatgaatcccaaaatgtgttggtaagcgcataacttgagaacggcttaaccgatttcgttaattctttttttataaaattccttAAAGTttgaggatggttcttatgtagagaaaacgtgaatatgtaccacgggcgaagccggggcggaccgctagtataactatattttcaaataatacgAAGCTTGTTTTGTGACAATATAACAGCTGTTACTAGTACCTACGTGCtatcgataaaatataaatacattaaaagcAATCACGCAGAAAGTTAGAACTGAAAACTTgctaatgttatttaaaatctttttaacACCTGATAGCTGTTTCTGCCACTTTTACGATAATTGTCCTAGCTTTTCTTGAACCTTGTTTTctacattattttgatatcaAGTAAAAAAGCACTACTAGAAAATCGAGAATTTTAGACCTTTTAGAGTCACCATATTTGATAGTGACATTGAAAATTGCTATAAAAGTATTGGGATCATATAAATTAGGAAAACCCTTTAAACACGATGAATACAAAAATCCGACTCGTTATTGACTGGCTTTCTTATTAATGTAGCTGTTATACGGAAATTAGTTTATTAGTGTGTGTTTTGTTAAGATTTATCACGTCCTATTACCACCACATCAATCCttagtaataatatgttaattatttaacaaatgcTCATTATAACGATGCCCTAGTTAcgttgaaattttattgtaaatgttACCTAATCcaatataacatttaacataatacTAAGTAATTCCATATTCTACACGAAGTTGAAAAAACGTTTTGCGCCGTAACGCTCCACTGAACGGTTTTGTCCCTGAATGTTGCGCGAAGATTTCCAAACACTTTCTTAATCTAAAACTGATTGACTATAAATGGTTCGCCTAACAGAATCGTAGTACACAGACAACATGAAGCTGATCATAGCACTTGGCTTGCTCTGCCTTGTGGCAGTGTATGCAAGGGAGATAGGTGATGATGGCAAAGATCTCGTAGCAGCTGCGAGTGGTAAAGGTCATCACCACGAAGAAGGAGGTGGCAAGGAACACCACGGTCATCACCACCATGAACATGGCGAGAAGGGACACAAGGGACACAAAGGACATCACCACCACCACAAGGGCGAACACGGTGATCACGGGAAACATCACCATGCCGGCCATCATCACGAACATGGCGGTGATCACAAGAAGCACTGGGATGAACACGACCATCACGGTCATCATCATGAACATGGCCATCACCACAAGGGAGGCAAGCACGGCCACAAGAAGCACCATGATAAGGGAGAAGAGACCGACGGCTACCACAAGAAGTACCACAAGGACACCTTCCACAAGGACCATCACTTCTACGATGACCACCACGACGAAGGCAAGCACCACAAGCACGGTCATCACCACGGACACCACGACAAGCACGGAGGACATCACAAGAAGGGCGGTCATCATGACAGCGGTCACCATGAGCATCATCATGGCAAGCACGGTCACCATGATAAGCATCATCATGACGAGGACCATCACGGTCACAAGGGCCACCACGGTCATGAGGAACATCACCACGATCACCATGATCATGGCAAGAAGGGAGGCCACAAGGATCATAAGGAATGGGGCTTCCATCATGGAAAGCACTGAGTCAAActgtgatattattaataggaaaatattatgtttaaataagttttaaatgcGAAAAAATTCAGAGTACAACATAAAGGTTTCAATATCATGCCAATTTCAGATATTGAAacgctttattttatttttcgccATTGTAAAACGTATTATTAACTGTTATTTGTTACGggttttgttacttttataaatgttaatattttaaaaattgccgtttcatttatttttaccttttGAAAATTGTCGTGAAATATTATCACAAACGTACGATGGAAATTAAAACTCACTAAACATTATTGACAACGAAAAAATGAGCTTTAATATTACccactatattttattaataactagcggtccgccccggcttcgcccgtggtacatgtttacgttttctctacataagaaccatcctcgtacttcaaggaatataggtaataaaaaaagaattatcgaaatcggttcagccgttctcgagttatgcgcttaccaacacattttgcgattcatttttatataaaagaagataatataatatacctaatagttaaaataggatgttataagaatttttttgatttatttatttatttattatttattatacaataataatgataatgaactTCCTATCTCGTCAAATTTCGAACCTTCgacttttttaatgaaaataatatatataaggGCATAACTCTTGAAACATCTTACAACAATTAATAGTTGAcgattaagggccgatttttcaatgcccagataaacagtctaataactacccctcgaatagatttattcaattgcttatctaactcataacggctcgcctatttttcaatcgtgatttatttgatgaataactatctgaccaaatatttccatattggcagctctgctcttggagtggcgaaacaaacatattaaattagtcaggttagagcgggatagagtcaacttgcaatatgtcaacaaccgtcattatgactcacgtcaggagtgcattttaagtttatcttgtgttctatgattgttgattattgttttgattcgagtaaagagttttgattaaatttgtgttaaaatttatatattttacgatggaaacgacataaaggcagcgtccggcaaattttcaatggcatgatcatcagtaggtactatcaaaaacatcaatttcaatatgattttaattgataattattttatagaaagaggctttattgtaaaaattctacgctctatgttattacatacgaaaatatcccaaatttgacgcgtcagttgtcaactcaaacgtctaatcgtcgaatagcacgctatctggccgttggagcagcagatagatttattcctcaaataacgtaattattcgatagataagtcctattcgtctattgaaaaattgaatattttgttaactgaagaataaagtctatctagctgtttatctgggcattgaaaaatcggccctaaaagctattattattttcaattgacAGTAATCTACATAATACAATGTAATATTGTCTTTTATCTCATAATTAATCTATAAGTTTATAGCAATGCTTGAATTaatgtgttttataaaattattgg contains:
- the LOC123694088 gene encoding histidine-rich glycoprotein-like, translating into MKLIIALGLLCLVAVYAREIGDDGKDLVAAASGKGHHHEEGGGKEHHGHHHHEHGEKGHKGHKGHHHHHKGEHGDHGKHHHAGHHHEHGGDHKKHWDEHDHHGHHHEHGHHHKGGKHGHKKHHDKGEETDGYHKKYHKDTFHKDHHFYDDHHDEGKHHKHGHHHGHHDKHGGHHKKGGHHDSGHHEHHHGKHGHHDKHHHDEDHHGHKGHHGHEEHHHDHHDHGKKGGHKDHKEWGFHHGKH